Below is a window of Vicugna pacos chromosome 20, VicPac4, whole genome shotgun sequence DNA.
GCAGCTGTTCAGGCTGATAGGGGAAGTTGCTGCGTGGAGGAAAAAATCTGGTGAAAGCAGGGGAACTCATGGTTAGGACTTTGGGCCCTTTGAGGCTTGACGATTTCACAACAGCACAGATTTGAGATCGCGCAGTAAGGCAGGCCATTTGTTTCCCTTTCTTGTTTGAGTTTTCCGACTGGGgcttccaatactgtgttaacTGGAAGTAGGAGAAAAGGCATATGACCAGGGGGatagaatcataaaatattatttgacagAGCTCAACCTCTGCTCTTCACTTCAAAAAATAATCTAGTAATTAAAGAACTAGTATTCAAAAggaattttctcagtttaagaaAGTCTGCACACATCAGACTCAATGgtgaaatatttaacattttcttcttgACTATATTTGCAATATTGGAAGTGGTAGACAAGGAAAagtgacaagaaaaagaaataaaaggtttaAGGGTAGCAAAGGAGGTAAAATGATTTACTCTTGATGTGATCATGtacttagaaaaagaaatagtagACTAACTAGTAGATTCAGTAAGTAAGTTAAACAGTATTGGGAATGAAAGGGTGATATACGGAAAGCCAATTCTATTCTGCTCtaccagaaacaaagaaaaatcaaaattgaGAAAATGATACCTTTCAGAGTAGCACCCCAAAATATtgaatatctaggaataaatctagcaAGATATGGACAAGACTTGCATACTGAAAACTACAGAACTTCATGGGGAGAAATCAATGAACCTTCATAAATGATGAGCATGTACAGATTAGAAGTAGtaagagtaaatacttcaaatgtCAGTTTTCTCTAAGTTAATCTATATTCAATTAAATTTTCATTGAAGATCAAGGCAAGGATTTTTGTTCGCTTGCTCGAtcgtttattttgctttgtttcttctgctttttttttttttttggtgtgtatgtgtgtgagaaggcttcaaactaaatttaaaattcatatgcaaatttataGTCTTAGAATCACCtaggaaattttcaaaaataagaacaaaactggaagaaaattagTACAAGATAACAAAAGCCTTATTCGTTTGCGTTGTGTGGTATTGGCTATATTAGTTAACATGTTGTGGTATATTAATCTACATAGTGTGATATTAGCTGGAGTATACACAGACAGGAagatagaataaaatagaaattctagaaTCAGATCCCCTCTCAGATAAAATGCTCTGGCCTATTGTGGCACCGCAGAGCCATAGGAGAAAGatggtcttttcaataaatgttaccaGGTGGTTTGAAGGTCCCTTTGAGAAAATTTACTGTGACACTTACTCTAATCATTAATAAAATCGATTTCAGACAGATTGAAAGTAGTTGGTAGAATTTAACATTGAAGCAAATTGGGACTTGAATTTCCTTTGAGGGATGAAATtgttatacttttaattttttaaatcagatgtGAGACTATACAGATTGTTAATTTTTTGAGGCCACTTTGGTAAATTGTATGGGGTAGATTAAAATGGGTACAAAGTATTTGCCACTCACCTCATGAAGACAAAGATTGTGTTTCCCATTCCCTTTAACCTGGGCTGACCCTATACTCACTTAGACCATTAGAATGTGGTGAAAATGATGCCACACAAGTTCTGAGGCCAAGTTTAAAGAAGCCTCGTAGCTGTTCCTTTCATCTCTTGGGAGCCCTCAGCAAGGTCGGGCTCTGGTGAGGACTGCCAGCAACTCAGTGTTTCCCCATGTCGTGGAAAGGGAAGAACTCTGACCTCTTTGGCCCTTTAAGTGCACTAATCCCAGCCATGCAGGCTCCACCTTCAGGACCTCACCGCCTCCCATAGGCCCTGcctcctaatgccatcacacTAGGGCTTAGTCTCCATATACACCTCTTGTAGAGACGCAAGCATTCAGAACATAGCAGATATACGGATGTGGATTTTATTGTCAATCATGTAACATTTGCACTTATAATTTTAATAGATACTTTCAAGCTGCCACTCATGACGCTACTAATAACACGTGAGAAAATCCTTTCCATGGAATCTTCCAAATCCTTGATTTAAAAACCAGACTATTTTATTTGCCAGTTTTGGGGAGAAATATTACATCACGttatttgaatttatattttcttctgattattGGTGTGTTTGAGTACACATTTTATGTTTATTGGCCTTTGATACATTCTTTTCTGTAAATAGTCTAaatctttgcccaattttctgtTGTGTATTTTTCCTCATGTATTTATTGATTTGTTGGCAATTTTACATAATAAGAAAGTTAACCCAGTGTCTTGTATGTTGCAAAGTTTTCCTGAGTTTTacatatctttaaaatttattttatccatgcaaataaatttttaatttttattgagatacatatttttctttatgtcttcCCAATTTTGTGTCTTGCTTAGGAagactctttttcttttaaaaaagtgtattttaacaggtttcttgaggtataatttacttaCCACAAATTCATTCTTTGTACATGTAAAATGTAatgtttttagtaaatttatagattttttctttttacattttttattgagttaacaTTAGTTTATAACACTATATAAGTTTTATGTTAAAACCTTACATATGTCTACTTTTGTACACACTAGAGCATGCTCACTGGCAAAATTTTAGTTTCCATTCGTCTTCACACAGTCGATCCCTTTTACCCCTTTCATCTTCCTCCCACatctgagtatttatccaaagactACGAAGAAACTAACTCAAAAGGATATATGCCTCCCCATGCATTtagcacagcactgtttacagtagccaagatatggaaacaatctaagtgcccatcaacagatgaccagacTAAAAAAGATGTGATATGTGGTATagataaacacatacatacaatggaatacagttGGCCATAAAGAAGATGAAGTCTTGACATTTTCaactacatggatggaccttgagggtatgctgttaagtgaaataagtctgatggaggaagataaatactgTACTATTTTACACACGTGGaatgcaaaaaacaaataaaacaaatgaacaaaaaaaatgctcagatacagagaacagagtagtggttctTTTGATTGGTTAATTCAATCTGTTTTCATTTAGGGTGATTATTGATAGATAAGACATAGTCCTGCCATtctgtcttttgttttccttctttttttttttttgtatctcccatgtttttgtttcccttgtgTTTCTGTCTGCCATTTTAGTTTGGTGGTTTTATAGGATGTtttcctcagtttccccttttttAATTCTTCATGTCTCTGCTCTACGTTTGTTTTGTAGTTACCATGAGGTGGGTATAAAACGTCTCATAGGTAAAATAGTCTTTTTTTCCTGCTGATAGCATCTTATCTTCATTTTCCTATATGGCTTCTgtactttttctcttccttttttgtgCTTCTGTTGTTTGAAATTATCCcattttatgttatatttgtTTCCAAACTGAAGTAGCTATAGTTATGACTGATTAACTCATTGACCTTTCAACCTCCAAGCACTCTCTCCCAGAAGTCAAGGGGGTGGgtctgaaagttccaaccctctgatCACATGTTTCCGTCTCCTGAAAACCAGCCCCCACCCTTAAGTGAGGTCCACGTGTCACCTCATTAATACAACGAGACATCTTTGTCTTCTCCTTAGTTAtgaaattccaagggtttaggagctctgtgccaggaatggggacaaagaccaaatatatatttcattttataaaccaCAATATCACATGCTGGAAAAAATTAAGTTGCATTTTGTATAGTTAAAAATTTCTTAAGATGGTAGAATCTTATGTAAAatattcttaccacaataaaggCAGGGGAACACAGGGAAAcatttggaggtgatggatatgtttatttccttgattgtggTTGAGTCATATGCATATGTTCAAACTCTTCAAATTTTATACATTAATTAAGTGTAGTTtttgtatatgaattatatctcaatagggCCTGGGAGAAAAGAGCACATGAGAAGAAATAGGTCCCTTTTGCTGCCTTCGGAAGTTGTTGTGAGAATACGAAGTCCCAACGGCTGCAGGTGCCCTACCCCCACCTCAGGAAAGCTGAAATGCTAAGAATAGGAGGGGATGAGACAAGGTCCTGGGGCCACGGGTGACGCCACTGGACAGCTAAACTGACAAACTCTGGAGACGCCCTACCTGGGGTCCATCTGCTATGCAAAATAATACGTAAAAAATTAAAGTCAGATTGACTGGATTTTTTCTGCTACTAGCAAGAGAAAACATCTTCATTGAACTATTCCTACCATACATTTTAATTCCCCCTTATAATATCACACCAGGCTtcaaataaaaggagagaaatcaTTTCATCTCAGAAGATAAAGCAAGAGTAAAGTTGTAACTCTGGGATCAAACAAAACTTATCTCCACTGTATGCATATTGCAGACATGACTATCACCTTATTCAATTCCTATAGCACGGTGACTTGTTTAGCACAAATAATATATGATGCAATTAAgatattcaaaaaataaactgaatatgCTTAAAGGTAGAATAATTGTCTCTGACAGTGAAGGAATTGTGTTCAAATGACGAACACTTCGGAATAAACTTTTAATCACCTCTCAGGACTGCCTTCCATTTGAAACTGACTCTTCAAATGGAACAAAACAGCAGAATCCTCCATTTGCTTAGCCAATTTAGTCACCCTTCTGTGAAACCTATCCAACTACTTTATAATTTATATTGCATAAATTACTTCTAATATAATAATTTACTTATATTACTGAAGCCTTTggaatttagaattatatactGATTTACTAGTTGCCAAATGTTTCATATGAGGGTCAAAGATTTCTTTGATTTGCTTCTCTAGCTTGCTTTCCATCACACACGTTTTGTCAAGTTTGTTTCAATTCTGATTGCCCATTCTCAGTTTTCATGTATTGCCTTCTTAATCTTTTGgattaaatttttattacataaaCTATCTGAATGTTCCtcaatttaaaatgattaaataagaTATATTCAGAGAAGTCAAGCTTTCACTCTGTTCCTTACAACCTCTTTTCTCACTGTCCTATAAGCAACCATTTTTACAAACCTTCCATCCTTTCCACATATACAGGTCAGTAGAATAGAAGACGACAGAATAGAGTGGGTATAGCCATACATTCCTATTCTTCTCCTCTATTTTATTAAACAAGATGTTGTATACTATACACACTCTCTTGTACCTTGCTCcaaatatattttggagattattCCACAGCAGGGTATAGAGAGCTTCTCATCTCTCCTAccccccagcagcagggtccttcATTATTTAGATCAGTGTAGTCACACATTCCCTTTTTGTTTCCCAGCCTTTTCTCTGATTTCTGCTAAAGTAAGATCCACACCGGATTCTCCTGTAATGGAGTTTGTGACACcacctgggggtggggctcagaaatgcatcttttccACTACAGTGGCTTTGTGCTGACAGCTTCTGAGAGCACTGACGACATCCCAAGACAAAGAGTCAGCATGCTGCTGATTCAAGAGATGGGAAAAAAGACTGAGGTGTTGAAGGCTACCCTTAATTAGCAAAAGGGAAGTTCTAGAAGGACTCAGGTttagatattttctttaaaaaaaaatcagggaaaaaGAGACCCCAAAATGTGATTGAAGGCATCACATCCTGACAAGTTACCTGTATTTCTTATAgctgttttctttcctgtgttcCATGGTGTGAAGGGGCCTGTGTGTTTGTCTTTGACGATGCAAAGCCTGCCTTTCAGTCAGAGCTTTCTCCTAGCCCAGGGAAACATGcctaaatacagaatgcagaaaaccTAAGCAAAAACAGGGAATGAAGCAAAGAAACCTTCCAGATCACATGTGACCAAAATTCAGGAACATAAGtgaaaatgatttttgttttgtgatgcaattctcccttccccttttccttctccttcttgtCATTGAAGCTGTATGAAGTAGATGATTTCACTCTCTGTGTATTTGAGAAAATACATACAAAGCAATGTGGGCAGCAGGTGAGCTCAGATGCGCAGAAAGCAGCCAGGGTAAACAGAGAGGCCCGGGAGAGAATGGAGATAAGGCGCTGCAATCAGTGCTGCCGCTTCCAGGTCAAGGGCAGGGCTGAGGAAGCCATCAAGAAGGACACTTGCTGCAGAGTCACTGAACCAGGAGCAAACCAGATCCCGAGAAAGTCTTATCTTTGTGGAAGAATAAGAACTAAGCTGGAAACTTTTTGATGCTTTGAAGAAGCTGGGACAGAAAGTTCTTGCTTGAGGGTCATCATCTTCCCTTCAGCTCAGGAGTCCTGCAGGAGACAAAAGACAGTGTTGTTTCCAGACCCAACTCTACAAGCAGCCTTTTCACCCCAATCTCTTAGGGCCTCATGTTAAAGCACTGCAGTAAGGAGGGGAAATAATTCTTACATCTCCCTGAACTAAAGTGACTTTAGAGCTCAAGCCTCTTACCAATTGGTGAAAAGCTTTACTGCAAACTGCCTGAGTAGAATTCagtctttctcattttctctgtctCCTATCTTGTCATCTCTACCATCAGTTCTCAGAGATCAAATCTATCTCCAAAAGAAGATTAGAGGGCGTTACCTGTTGGCTGAAGTCCAAGGTGTCctgggaaagagaagggaggataTATACTTAGAAGATATGGAGGCAAGTCTGTCCTCAGGTACAATGTTCCCAGCACCTGATCTCCACCCAAGACTTCTGAAACACCACAGCCCACATCACAGGATgccagggcagagaggagagcagaCACTGAGCGCATGTGAGCCATGAAGTTCCTGGGACAGAAATCCAGTGTAACGTGATCAGCCCTCCTGTCCTTTCCTTCATTTGTCCCAGGATCTCTGCTTGAGATCTCCATGCGTGTTAATGCTTCTCTTATCTCTACAGACCATTACCTCTTATGCTTCACCCGTGAGTAACCATGGACTGTGGATTTCTGGATTTCTAAGAAACGCGAGGTTGACTAGGTAAAGGGAGGTTTTATGCAGGGTCATTGATATACAGACAACTAACTGAGCAAAgccatatacatttttttccctctaaatagTTTACAGGGAGTCTTAGCTGCCAATAAGCTCCTTACCTTCCTGGTTCCTGAAGTAGACGAACAGCCCCACCCCAAGGAAGAGCAGACCCAGAACGAAGCCCCCGATTCCACTCAGCATCTTGCCTTGTGAAGATTCATCCTGTGCCCCTAAGAAAAGAAGCTAGATTTAGTGATTTTTACCTCAAATCCAGCCTAATTGAGACTCTGAGATTGAGAGCTTTGAGAATGGGGGAAGAGGGCTGCCCTGGAAGAGCTAGAGAGATTAAAATCCACACTGAATAGCTACAAGATTAAGGCACTGAACTAATTTAAATACCACAGCCCTGACATGAGGCCACACAACTGCAACATCTGATGAATGAGGAGCCTGGAACTGAATAATGCTAAGAAGCTTGTCTAGGGCGACAGAGCTAATAAAAGGCAGAGCTGAGACAGGACTCCCCTCATGCCTAGAAGGTCCCTACACTGGAGAGGATGTACCTTCCCAGATTACAGTGAACTCAGAGCAACAGTGGCAGAAGCACAAGTCCAGCCTGAGGCAGGTACCCATGGCCAAGGGGTGACCATGACCTGTGACATCACAGGAGGCTCAAAACAGAGACACCTCTTCCCTGTGTGTCAGGCAGAATTTCCTCCCCAGGGGGCATAGGTATTTGTAGAAACTACCCCAGGGTATCTGTAAACTATCAGAGGATTTCTATCACAGGCTATCACGGAGCCCCCCAGGAACTTGTGCTGAAGGAgaggagaatgtggagcaaaTGAGCACATGGTGCGGGGAGAGGAGGAACCTGACACTCAGGAGGAGGCAAGTCCCTCCTTGCGGGGGGAGAGGAATGCATGAGGTCACAAAGCTTCTCACTCCATTCTACTGTGACAGGGCGCGTCCGGCTGGGGTGCTCCACTCGGCAGGTGTAGACCTCCCCACTCTGAGGAACCACTTCAAGCATCACCATGGTCTGGAAGGTCCAGTCTCCATTAGGGATCAGGCCTGTGGAGAccaccccagcctcctcttcctggcCGTTCCGGAACCACCTGACTTCGATGTGGCCTGGATAGAAGCCTGTCACAGAGCAGACCAGGAGGCTGTGGTgctgcaggggctggggctttgcaggataCACGGTCACTGTGGGCTCCACTAGGAGAGAAGTGGTAGACGGAATAGTGAGGAAGATAGAATGAGTGTCCCGACCAGACTGCAGCCTTGGGCAGGCCAAGCTGGCCATGCGGCTGAAGAGGAGCCAGGGTCATGAGTCTTGAATTTAATCCATAAAGCAGGGGCCTGTTAGATTTTAGAGATGTTGGGAAACTGAATTTTTCCTCCATAACTTGAAATAGTTATTTATTGTTGAATTAAAGTACTTACAAATTTTGCAAGACATGTGGTGTATTAATTAAAAGCACAATTTCTGGAGTTAGGCTACCTGGGCCTACTTCTAACTGATCAATCCTGGGAAAGTTTTAAAATTCCTCTGTTCCTCTGCCTTCTCATCTATAAAGGAGGATAGTGAGCCTAATTTACCTCTCAGAGTCAAATAAGTGTCAATGGACCtaacatatataaagaaatggCTGGAACTTAGCCTTTGATATATGTTAGTGACTTACTGAATTTATTAACTATGAGAGAAGATATGACTCAAAGTATAAAGATAAATTAGGGAACAGAAGTGAGATAGATGGAGATACTGAGTGTGAAATGCTGGTTATGCTGCCTCGAGGAACTCACACCTTAGAACAGCACAAAACTGGTTCTTCCCCTGAGAAGCAGAAATACACAGAGGTCATTCTCTAACCCTGTGAGTTGTgtctcaagaaaaaaatgagtcttgcagaggaaaaggaagaagggaattcaatcttttaaaaagtttttatggCTTTATATTCAACTGATCAatctctttccttttcaaaaaagtCACATCTATTTTTGGAATTGTTATTTTATAGTTATCTCTCCTTCTAAACTGACATTTGAGATCAAGGCAGGGTCTGGGACTCTTAACATCTGGGACAGACTCTGACACTGTCAGGACCtcagtaaatataattattttaaaaggagaaatggGGGACACATTTGTACAGGACTACAAAATAGTAGATTTAAGATCGAGGGTAAATCATTAGTAATTTTGCAGTTTATATTTCATtaagcaaaaaattttaaattcttaacaCAGGAAACATTAAACAGAATCTAATAGAAACCTCAAACTGGAAAAAATGTTGAATCAAATATCAGCAAAGTGTTAATAATCTTACTGCATACAGGACCATGAAACTACTGAGAAAAATGCTTGAACCCCAGTCATAACAGATTAATAGGCAGTGCTTAGAGCAGCAGTTACAATTGGCACAGAAATGTGTAAAAAAAGaactttagaaataaaagaaatataagttAAAAACAATAAGATATAAATTTCCAACTAAGTGGcaatattgaaaacaaaatctAACAATGGGGAATTCGAGATAAATTGTTTACAACTATACAAAGGGTTAGCATGTAATAACTTAAGTACTATTAGCATCATAAAAATAGTAACATCAGTATGTTAATGCTAAGTAACAAAAATCTACCTTCACTATCAtttcaaatatgtaaaaatatacacaaagaaagcaaaaaagtaGCCAGAAATTTAGACTTAAAAGTAGTCTCAGAAAGATCAGAGGGGCCTGGGCTGTTCCTCTCCACTATCCCCCTAGAAATTAGTCTCCCCAACAAATTTCATTCGTAGTGAAATGTTGGTACACACAAACACAGGTATGTTTATTTTAACGGATTTCAAGAGAAAGGGTGTGTGTGCCAAGAGCAGTTTGCGACACTTACATTCTCCCAATCCTTTTACAttactccctcccctctcctaaaCCTTCCCCTGAGTCACTGACACCTTGAAGCCCCTTCCTGCATCTCTAACcaccttccttcccctcttccccgtCAGGGTTTCCTCCTCCCACCTACTTCTCCCACGCCGCGGGAGGATGCCGGGAGCCTCCCTCCTGCATCCTTCCCCccagctccccctccctcccggtCCTCTCAGACCCTCTGCCCACTGCCTCCCGCCCCcaactctctctccttccccgtCTCCCTTCTCACAATCGCACATGACAAAATCACACACTAGCTCTTCGACAACACCCTCTCACATGTACCCTTGTGACTCCTGTAACTTGCACTTGTCCACAGTCCTACACGCAGCCCGGACTCAgcctctgtctttgtctctgtttctttgtcacacacacacacacacacacgcgcgcacacacaggcacacacgcgcgcgcgcacacacgcacaggcGCGCGCCGCCCGCCCCGCGCTCACCGCGCCGCCGCACCGTGCCGCTCTCAAAAAACTCGTAGTTCTCCCTGCAGAACGTGTCCACCGCGGCCCGCGCCCGCCCCAGCGCGTCCTTCCAGCGGTTCCAGCGCTCCGCGGCCCGCCGCCCCAGCGCGGCCACCGCCCGGTACTCCCCCACGTCGCTGTCGAAGCGCACCAGCTCCTCCCGGTTGTAGATGTATCTGTCCAGGAACCGCACCTGCTCCGTCCCGTTGGAGAAATGACACTCGGACTTACTCTGCACCATGAAAAGTGCTGTGGGGACAGGAATGGTCTTGTCACTCGGGTTCCTGGAAAAACAATGAAGGCGACGCCCACCAATGCGGGGCGCACAGGCGCAGGTGCGAGCACCAGGCccgcagcccccaccctccaccagccGTCACTGGCTCCACCAGCACCCCAGCTTCCAGCACCCCATGGGCTTGCCTTTCATCTGCCAGCGGCGGAGGGAGGACATGCTGGGCGGAGGAGACCCCTGTGCTCCTGAGCCGTTTGGGATCCACTTGGCTTCCATGCTTGGCTGGAGACCTCCAAGTGTGAACTGGACCAGGATTTGCCCCATCGCCACCTACTCCTAGGAGCCTCCCGCAGAAAGACATCAAcccctctgtcttctctccccaCAGATCTTCCTCGAACAtatcccaccccacctccttcaTTCTGTAAACATTTGGTTAATGCTGTCCTCGTGCCAAAGCTATGCTGCCCTCCGTGAATCCAGAGAAGGGAAAACAGACATCTCCTGTTTACCTGTGGAGCTTAAAATTTAGTGAAAGTGTTGGACAAAAGCCAAACACACAAGAATTTATACAGGAGTGAAAAATGCCAGGATAAAAGTATAGAGTTCTCTAACAGAGAATGATAGGATGACCTCAGGTATGTTCGGGAGctagagaagtggtctttgaagaCATTTAACGTGTAACATAAAAGGTTAAGGTAGaggaagagtgtgtgtgtttgtgtatgttcgGGGGAAAAGGGAGACATTTTAGGTAAAGGTAATACTGTCAATTATGGAGCAGCTGAGAATTACATAGAAAACTTTACCAATATA
It encodes the following:
- the LOC102537705 gene encoding DLA class II histocompatibility antigen, DR-1 beta chain-like isoform X1, whose protein sequence is MVCLWFPRGSRTAVLTVMLMVLSPPLAWAGDTPTLFMVQSKSECHFSNGTEQVRFLDRYIYNREELVRFDSDVGEYRAVAALGRRAAERWNRWKDALGRARAAVDTFCRENYEFFESGTVRRRVEPTVTVYPAKPQPLQHHSLLVCSVTGFYPGHIEVRWFRNGQEEEAGVVSTGLIPNGDWTFQTMVMLEVVPQSGEVYTCRVEHPSRTRPVTVEWRAQDESSQGKMLSGIGGFVLGLLFLGVGLFVYFRNQEGHLGLQPTGLLS
- the LOC102537705 gene encoding H-2 class II histocompatibility antigen, E-S beta chain-like isoform X2, which encodes MEAKWIPNGSGAQGSPPPSMSSLRRWQMKALFMVQSKSECHFSNGTEQVRFLDRYIYNREELVRFDSDVGEYRAVAALGRRAAERWNRWKDALGRARAAVDTFCRENYEFFESGTVRRRVEPTVTVYPAKPQPLQHHSLLVCSVTGFYPGHIEVRWFRNGQEEEAGVVSTGLIPNGDWTFQTMVMLEVVPQSGEVYTCRVEHPSRTRPVTVEWRAQDESSQGKMLSGIGGFVLGLLFLGVGLFVYFRNQEGHLGLQPTGLLS